A genome region from Fervidobacterium changbaicum includes the following:
- the asnS gene encoding asparagine--tRNA ligase, with product MEWVYIKNLKDYIDKEVELRGWVRRKRSSGKIMFIEFRDGTGFVQVVVEKSTVGDENFTAADKLRLESSVIIKGKVRRDERAPSGVEVLATEVIPVQIPTEDFPIQKPDHSIDYLMEHRHLWLRAKRQFHIMRIRDAVIKAIRKFYWERDFVQIDTPIFTGAIGETAGNLFEVDYFDYGKVYLTQTGQLYLEAACMAFGKVYNLGPTFRAEKSKTRRHLIEFWMNEAEVAYYEHEDNVKLQEDLVYYIVQYVLNNAYDDLVAIGRDVSKLEKVQKPFPRMTYTEAVKFLQNQGFDIKWGDDFGGDEETVLAKQFDSPLFVTHYPRQAKAFYMQPDPENPQVVLCDDLLAPEGYGEIIGASQRIHDYDLLVERLKENNLPVEKYDWYLDLRKFGSVPHSGFGLGVERTIAWIAGLEHIREAIPFARTLYRVHP from the coding sequence ATGGAGTGGGTGTATATAAAGAACTTAAAAGACTATATTGATAAAGAAGTTGAGCTACGCGGTTGGGTAAGAAGAAAAAGATCCAGCGGGAAGATAATGTTCATCGAATTTCGCGATGGCACGGGTTTTGTTCAGGTAGTTGTTGAAAAGAGCACGGTTGGTGATGAAAATTTCACCGCTGCTGACAAGTTGAGGTTAGAATCTTCGGTTATCATAAAAGGTAAGGTCAGAAGAGATGAAAGGGCACCAAGCGGAGTTGAAGTTCTCGCAACGGAAGTTATCCCCGTTCAAATCCCGACAGAAGATTTCCCCATCCAAAAACCAGACCACAGTATCGACTACCTTATGGAGCACCGCCATCTCTGGCTCAGGGCAAAGCGCCAGTTCCACATTATGAGAATAAGGGATGCGGTGATTAAAGCAATTAGAAAATTCTACTGGGAAAGGGATTTTGTACAAATAGATACACCAATTTTCACAGGTGCTATCGGTGAGACTGCAGGCAACCTTTTCGAAGTTGATTACTTTGACTACGGTAAAGTTTATCTCACGCAGACAGGACAGCTCTACCTCGAAGCTGCTTGTATGGCATTCGGAAAGGTTTACAACCTTGGCCCAACATTCAGAGCGGAAAAATCAAAGACCCGAAGGCACCTTATAGAATTCTGGATGAACGAAGCTGAGGTTGCATATTACGAGCACGAAGACAACGTAAAACTCCAAGAAGATCTGGTTTACTATATCGTCCAATACGTTCTCAACAACGCATACGATGACCTTGTTGCTATTGGAAGAGATGTATCAAAGCTTGAAAAAGTCCAAAAACCATTCCCAAGGATGACCTACACAGAAGCTGTTAAATTCCTCCAAAACCAGGGATTTGATATCAAATGGGGAGATGATTTTGGGGGCGATGAAGAGACTGTATTGGCAAAACAATTCGACAGTCCGTTGTTCGTAACCCACTATCCAAGACAGGCAAAGGCATTCTACATGCAGCCTGACCCAGAAAATCCACAAGTTGTGCTCTGTGACGACTTACTCGCACCAGAAGGTTACGGTGAAATTATAGGTGCTTCACAGCGTATCCATGATTACGACTTGCTCGTCGAAAGACTTAAAGAAAACAATCTACCTGTTGAAAAATACGATTGGTACCTTGACCTAAGGAAATTTGGTTCAGTCCCACACAGCGGATTTGGACTCGGTGTTGAAAGAACGATAGCGTGGATCGCTGGTCTTGAGCACATTCGAGAAGCCATACCTTTTGCGAGAACGCTCTACAGAGTGCATCCATAA
- a CDS encoding LysO family transporter has protein sequence MIWWVLIVFFGGFFVGKLIRTDWIGKYKLVLVLTMLLLFSLGLEIGSNDELFRKIDTILLYGLSIAVAGSLGSFIFGLILEKTFGDEKSKNNSKKLLNEEGEQ, from the coding sequence ATGATATGGTGGGTGTTGATAGTATTTTTCGGGGGCTTTTTTGTAGGAAAACTTATAAGAACGGATTGGATAGGTAAATACAAACTCGTGCTCGTATTGACTATGTTATTACTTTTCTCACTCGGATTAGAAATCGGCAGTAACGATGAACTATTCCGAAAAATTGACACCATATTACTCTACGGACTTTCGATAGCAGTTGCTGGGAGTTTGGGAAGCTTCATCTTTGGATTAATTCTTGAAAAAACATTTGGGGACGAAAAGTCTAAAAACAACAGTAAGAAACTTCTAAATGAAGAGGGGGAGCAGTAA
- the glpX gene encoding class II fructose-bisphosphatase, with protein sequence MEKEITLELVRVTEAAALMASRYLGRGDKEMVDKMASDAMRGMLDYIEMKGTVVLGEGEKDKAPMLYLGEQVGRWADDDPELDIAVDPIDGTRLVAYGLPNAISVIAATEKGGIEFLPTYYSYKLAVGPELAGKLDINATIRENLRVAAAILGMEISELTCVVLNRDRHREIIDEIRRVGARIKLISDGDIAAAIATALPESNVNIYIGIGGSPEALLAAAALKSLGGEIQVKLWPMDENERNKLLEMGYDLEKVYKTDDLIKSDNVIFAATGVTDGDMLKGVRFYKNTAITESIVMRSRTRTIRRIIAQHNLNYKTIPLKSSGEIKYVNGLRRNL encoded by the coding sequence ATGGAAAAGGAGATAACATTAGAACTTGTTAGGGTTACCGAAGCTGCGGCTTTGATGGCAAGTAGATACTTGGGACGCGGAGACAAGGAAATGGTAGACAAAATGGCGTCAGATGCTATGCGCGGTATGCTTGACTATATCGAAATGAAGGGAACAGTTGTGCTCGGCGAAGGTGAAAAGGACAAAGCTCCCATGCTCTACCTTGGCGAGCAAGTTGGTAGATGGGCGGATGACGACCCAGAGTTGGACATCGCAGTTGATCCTATCGATGGGACAAGACTCGTCGCATACGGCCTTCCAAACGCCATCAGCGTCATCGCCGCAACGGAAAAAGGTGGTATTGAATTTTTGCCAACGTACTATTCGTACAAACTCGCCGTTGGACCTGAACTAGCTGGAAAGTTGGACATAAACGCAACTATAAGGGAAAATCTCAGAGTAGCGGCGGCTATTTTGGGTATGGAGATTTCGGAACTCACATGCGTTGTGCTGAATAGAGACAGACATAGGGAAATTATAGATGAGATAAGAAGGGTAGGAGCGAGGATAAAGCTCATCAGCGATGGTGACATAGCTGCTGCGATAGCAACCGCTCTTCCAGAAAGCAATGTCAACATATACATCGGTATCGGTGGCTCACCTGAGGCACTTCTCGCAGCTGCTGCACTGAAATCACTTGGCGGTGAAATACAAGTAAAACTCTGGCCTATGGATGAAAACGAGAGAAATAAGTTATTAGAAATGGGATACGATCTTGAGAAGGTCTACAAGACAGATGACCTTATCAAATCCGACAACGTGATATTCGCTGCTACAGGAGTTACCGATGGAGATATGCTCAAAGGTGTCAGATTCTACAAGAATACCGCAATCACAGAATCGATAGTCATGAGGTCAAGAACAAGAACAATACGAAGGATCATCGCACAACATAATTTGAATTATAAAACGATACCTCTGAAGAGCTCTGGAGAAATCAAATACGTTAACGGTCTTAGGAGAAATTTGTAA
- a CDS encoding C40 family peptidase encodes MRKTYILIKLALFIVILLIFTSLSLAFPTRELSKTEIDKMFSELKRLQGLPYVWGGIDSTGLDCSGLVLYLLKLLGHERFIYQGFLVYDVTADNLYKYNTKPISDLKDLKKGDLIFIDTNEDTVYDHVMIFEKIDGYGNIWVWDAAEMPDGIHQNKVDRRPISLLSLRKYVFGRIVVLNK; translated from the coding sequence ATGCGCAAAACGTACATTCTAATTAAGCTCGCACTATTCATCGTCATTTTGTTAATTTTCACATCTTTGAGTTTAGCTTTTCCAACACGTGAGTTATCAAAAACAGAGATAGATAAAATGTTTTCCGAATTGAAGAGATTGCAAGGTCTTCCTTACGTTTGGGGAGGAATCGATAGCACTGGTTTAGACTGTAGTGGATTGGTTCTGTATTTACTTAAGCTCCTTGGTCACGAAAGGTTTATATACCAAGGCTTTCTTGTGTACGACGTGACAGCAGATAATCTATATAAGTACAACACCAAACCTATCTCTGATCTGAAAGACTTAAAGAAAGGAGATCTAATCTTCATTGACACAAACGAAGATACCGTTTACGACCACGTGATGATCTTCGAAAAAATCGATGGTTATGGAAATATATGGGTCTGGGATGCCGCAGAGATGCCGGATGGGATACATCAAAATAAGGTAGACAGAAGACCGATATCCCTGCTTTCCCTCAGAAAATACGTATTCGGCAGGATCGTTGTCTTGAACAAGTAA